Proteins encoded within one genomic window of Episyrphus balteatus chromosome 1, idEpiBalt1.1, whole genome shotgun sequence:
- the LOC129905271 gene encoding lipoprotein lipase-like, which produces MKQHVVLALAATVVLGLTKGVLSFPTEQEETIWPIPQYNGTFLWMTEDQAIEEANLAKEDGSRQTFDKIKFFLYTAANPTKPTEIIKDDPESLARSNFDFKNPTRFWIHGWGGGYKAVEPVRDALLLNGTNKQYNIISVDWTVYSTSTMYISSQRSCPKAGKIIAEFIDWMHNEAKLSFDTLAIYGHSLGAHVAGFTGKTVKRGKVHTIVGLDPAMPLFRFKNSEKRLASTDAVYVETIQTNGGVLGFYNPIGKATFYPNGGQAQPGCSKEDFFCSHGRSVEYFAEALSQEKKNAFVAVECSDLESMEKANCGKRLPRVRLGDPNNAKKAKGIYYLSTNSEAPYSIKKL; this is translated from the exons ATGAAGCAACACGTCGTTTTAGCTCTAGCAGCTACTGTTGTTTTGGGACTCACAAAAGGAG TTCTATCATTTCCGACAGAACAAGAAGAAACAATTTGGCCTATTCCCCAATATAATGGAACCTTTCTTTGGATGACGGAGGATCAAGCTATTGAAGAGGCCAATCTCGCTAAAGAAGATGGTAGCCGACAGACTTTTGATAAGATCAAATTTTTCCTCTACACCGCGGCAAATCCAACAAAACCAACTGAAATCATCAAGGACGATCCTGAGTCATTGGCTCGTTCAAACTTTGATTTCAAAAACCCTACTAG attCTGGATTCATGGCTGGGGAGGTGGCTACAAGGCTGTAGAACCTGTTCGTGATGCACTCTTATTGAACGGAACAAACAAACAGTACAATATAATTTCAGTCGATTGGACAGTGTACTCTACATCGACTATGTACATTTCATCTCAAAGAAGTTGTCCAAAAGCTGGAAAAATAATTGCAGAATTCATCGATTGGATGCATAACGAGGCTAAATTATCTTTCGATACTTTAGCAATCTATGGACATAGTTTGGGTGCACATGTTGCTGGATTTACTGGAAAAACTGTTAAGCGTGGAAAAGTTCATACTATCGTAGGATTGGATCCAGCTATGCCACTTTTTCGATTCAAAAATTCTGAGAAACGTTTAGCTAGCACCGATGCTGTGTATGTGGAAACAATTCAAACTAATGGTGGAGTTTTGGGTTTCTATAATCCAATTGGAAAAGCAACATTTTATCCAAATGGTGGACAGGCACAACCAGGATGTAGCAAGGAAGATTTCTTTTGTTCCCATGGAAGATCTGTTGAGTATTTTGCTGAAGCATTGAGTCAGGAGAAGAAGAACGCATTTGTTGCTGTTGAATGTAGTGATTTGGAGAGTATGGAAAAAGCTAATTGTGGTAAGAGATTACCACGAGTGCGTTTGGGTGATCCAAATAATGCTAAAAAGGCTAAAGGTATTTACTATTTATCAACAAATAGTGAAGCCCCATATAGTattaagaaattatga